Proteins encoded by one window of Cannabis sativa cultivar Pink pepper isolate KNU-18-1 chromosome 4, ASM2916894v1, whole genome shotgun sequence:
- the LOC115712800 gene encoding 2-phytyl-1,4-beta-naphthoquinone methyltransferase, chloroplastic, which produces MICTVTPSPSPLSSSSSLTLIHRSIRCTTERRRDLFNRIAPVYDNLNDLLSLGQHRIWKRMAVSWSGAKLGDCVLDLCCGSGDLAFLLSEKVGFSGKVTGLDFSKEQLSVAASRQQLASKPCYKNIEWVEGDALDLPFPDGYFDAITMGYGLRNVVDKRKALQEMYRVLKAGSRISVLDFNKSTLPVTTFIQEWMIDNVVVPVATSNGLEEEYRYLKSSIREFLTGKELEKLALEVGFSEGRHYEIGGGLMGDLVAKR; this is translated from the exons ATGATTTGTACAGTAACACCTTCACCTTCTCCATTGTCGTCCTCTTCCTCTCTCACTCTCATCCACCGCTCCATTCGATGTACTACAGAACGTCGTCGAGATCTGTTCAATCGCATCGCCCCTGTTTACGATAAC TTAAATGATTTGTTGAGTTTGGGTCAACACCGAATTTGGAAAAGAATGGCTGTTTCCTGGAGTGG AGCAAAACTGGGAGATTGTGTTTTAGATTTGTGTTGTGGGAGTGGAGACTTGGCTTTCTTATTGTCTGAGAAAGTTGGGTTCAGTGGCAAG GTGACTGGTCTTGATTTTTCAAAGGAACAATTATCAGTTGCTGCATCAAGGCAGCAGTTGGCCTCTAAACCCTGCTACAAGAATATTGA GTGGGTGGAAGGTGATGCCCTTGATTTGCCATTTCCTGATGGTTACTTTGATGCTATTACTATGGGTTATGGTCTTCGAAATGTAGTCGATAAGCGGAAAGCTTTGCAGGAGATGTATAGAGTGCTAAAAGCAG GCTCTAGAATATCTGTTCTTGACTTTAATAAGAGCACCCTACCAGTTACTACCTTCATTCAG GAATGGATGATCGATAATGTTGTCGTCCCAGTTGCAACTAGTAATGGGCTTGAAGAGGAGTATAGATATTTGAAAAGTTCAATCAGAGAATTCTTAACAG GTAAGGAATTGGAGAAGCTGGCATTGGAAGTAGGTTTTTCCGAAGGGAGACATTACGAGATTGGCGGAGGCCTTATGGGAGACTTAGTAGCAAAACGTTGA